The following proteins come from a genomic window of Geminicoccaceae bacterium SCSIO 64248:
- the phnK gene encoding phosphonate C-P lyase system protein PhnK, producing MNEDMALLTAQGLSKAYGARRACIGIDLDVHEGEVLAVVGESGSGKSTLLHLLAGELEADHGQVRYRMRDGHVRDLTELSEPERRLLARTDWGFVRQDAREGLRMGVSAGANVGERLMALGDRHYGRIRGTAGDWLQRVEIEAGRIDDAPRAFSGGMRQRLQIARNLVTAPRLVFMDEPTSGLDVSVQARLLDLIRGLVAEFRLAVIIVTHDLAVARLLSHRIMVMQGGRVVETGLTDQVLDDPSHAYTQLLVSSVLAA from the coding sequence ATGAACGAGGACATGGCGCTCCTGACGGCGCAGGGCCTCTCGAAAGCCTACGGTGCGCGCCGGGCCTGCATCGGGATCGACCTCGACGTGCACGAAGGCGAGGTGCTGGCGGTGGTCGGCGAGTCCGGCTCCGGCAAGTCGACCCTGCTCCATCTGCTGGCCGGCGAGCTCGAGGCGGATCACGGGCAGGTGCGCTACCGCATGCGTGACGGCCACGTCCGCGACCTGACCGAATTGTCCGAGCCGGAGCGACGCCTGCTCGCCCGCACCGACTGGGGCTTCGTCCGGCAGGATGCCCGCGAGGGCCTGCGCATGGGGGTCTCGGCCGGCGCCAATGTCGGCGAGCGGCTGATGGCGCTGGGCGACCGGCATTACGGCCGGATCCGGGGCACCGCCGGCGATTGGCTCCAACGCGTCGAGATCGAGGCGGGCCGGATCGACGACGCGCCGCGCGCCTTCTCGGGCGGCATGCGCCAGCGCCTCCAGATCGCGCGCAATCTCGTGACGGCGCCGCGGCTGGTCTTCATGGACGAGCCGACCTCGGGGCTCGACGTCTCCGTCCAGGCCCGCCTGCTCGACCTGATCCGCGGCCTGGTCGCCGAGTTCCGGCTCGCCGTAATCATCGTGACGCACGACCTGGCGGTCGCGCGGCTCCTGTCGCACCGGATCATGGTCATGCAGGGCGGCCGAGTGGTCGAGACCGGCCTGACCGACCAGGTGCTGGACGACCCGTCCCACGCCTACACGCAACTCCTCGTCTCATCGGTGTTGGCAGCATGA
- the phnH gene encoding phosphonate C-P lyase system protein PhnH, which produces MATIEAGFDQPVDATQAIFRTVMQALARPGRIERLTADLTPPAPLTPEMAALALTLADQDAPLWLDAPLAASEAVVGYLRFHTGAPIMADPAEAAFALVTDASALPDLASFAQGSDAFPDRSTTVVVAVDALAASGGFRLRGPGIQGEARLHVPALPDDFARQAAANRTRFPRGVDLVFVADGQMAALPRSTTIVGDT; this is translated from the coding sequence ATGGCAACGATCGAAGCCGGCTTCGATCAGCCGGTCGACGCGACGCAGGCCATCTTTCGCACCGTCATGCAGGCTTTGGCCCGGCCGGGCCGGATCGAGCGCCTGACGGCGGACCTGACGCCCCCGGCGCCGCTGACCCCGGAGATGGCCGCGCTCGCCCTGACCCTGGCGGACCAGGACGCGCCCTTGTGGCTGGACGCGCCGCTCGCCGCGAGCGAGGCGGTGGTCGGCTATCTGCGCTTCCACACCGGCGCGCCGATCATGGCCGATCCGGCAGAGGCCGCGTTCGCGCTCGTGACCGACGCGAGTGCGCTTCCCGACCTCGCCTCGTTCGCCCAGGGGTCCGATGCCTTTCCCGATCGCTCGACCACGGTGGTCGTCGCGGTCGACGCGCTCGCCGCCAGCGGCGGCTTCCGCCTGCGCGGTCCCGGGATCCAAGGCGAGGCCCGCCTGCATGTCCCCGCGTTGCCGGACGATTTCGCGCGTCAGGCCGCCGCCAACCGGACCCGCTTCCCGCGCGGCGTCGACCTGGTCTTCGTCGCGGACGGACAGATGGCCGCCCTGCCCCGGTCCACCACGATCGTCGGAGACACCTGA
- the phnG gene encoding phosphonate C-P lyase system protein PhnG: protein MTVARPQEPMTSARQQLMRLCADAEASELDTALAALGPVPDASDLRPAESGLVMLRGRMGGDGRRFNLGEASVTRAAVRLATGETGFAYQLGRDPEKARKAAVLDALLQAPGRQEAVEAALAPVARRLASERMTQARRTAATRVNFFTMTRGED, encoded by the coding sequence ATGACGGTGGCGAGGCCGCAAGAGCCGATGACGAGCGCCCGGCAGCAGCTGATGCGGCTGTGCGCCGACGCCGAGGCGAGCGAGCTGGACACAGCCCTCGCGGCGCTCGGGCCCGTGCCCGATGCTTCCGACCTCCGGCCGGCGGAAAGCGGGCTCGTCATGCTGCGCGGGCGGATGGGCGGCGACGGCCGCCGCTTCAACCTGGGCGAGGCGAGCGTGACCCGCGCCGCCGTGCGCTTGGCGACCGGCGAGACCGGCTTCGCGTACCAGCTCGGCCGTGATCCCGAAAAGGCACGCAAGGCGGCCGTCCTGGACGCCCTGCTTCAGGCGCCGGGCCGGCAGGAGGCCGTGGAGGCAGCGCTCGCGCCGGTCGCCCGACGCCTCGCTTCGGAGCGCATGACGCAGGCGCGTCGCACCGCCGCCACGCGCGTGAACTTCTTCACCATGACGCGCGGAGAGGACTGA
- the phnL gene encoding phosphonate C-P lyase system protein PhnL: MTALILDNVGKSFTLHLRGGVRLEAVRDVSLAVEPGECVVLGGPSGAGKSSILKMIYGNYRIDTGSIRVRDHTGAMVDLATASPRQILDLRRTTLGYVSQFLRVIPRVGALDIVAEAARGNDVSEEAARRSARDLLSRLNIPERLWPLPPATFSGGEQQRVNIARGLAARRPILLLDEPTASLDAENRRVVEALIEAKKQAGVAIVGICHDADVRDAIADRVVDVTRFGTAAAA; encoded by the coding sequence ATGACCGCTTTGATCCTCGACAATGTCGGCAAGAGCTTCACGCTTCACTTGCGCGGCGGCGTGCGCCTGGAGGCGGTGCGCGACGTAAGCCTCGCGGTCGAGCCCGGCGAATGCGTCGTCCTGGGCGGCCCGTCGGGCGCCGGCAAGTCCTCGATCCTGAAGATGATCTACGGCAATTATCGTATCGACACGGGCTCGATCCGGGTGCGCGATCACACGGGAGCGATGGTCGATCTCGCGACGGCCTCGCCCCGGCAAATCCTCGATCTCAGGCGAACGACGCTCGGCTATGTCAGCCAGTTCCTGCGCGTGATCCCGCGGGTGGGCGCGCTCGACATCGTGGCGGAAGCCGCGCGCGGCAATGATGTGTCCGAGGAAGCCGCCCGCAGAAGCGCAAGGGACCTGCTGAGCCGGCTCAACATACCGGAGCGCCTCTGGCCGCTGCCGCCCGCGACCTTTTCCGGCGGCGAGCAGCAGCGCGTCAACATCGCGAGGGGGCTTGCCGCCCGGCGGCCGATCCTCCTGCTCGACGAGCCGACCGCGTCCCTGGACGCGGAGAACCGGCGCGTCGTCGAGGCGCTGATCGAGGCCAAGAAGCAGGCCGGCGTCGCGATCGTCGGCATCTGCCACGACGCCGACGTGCGCGATGCCATCGCGGACCGCGTCGTCGACGTCACGCGCTTCGGCACCGCGGCGGCGGCATGA
- a CDS encoding DUF1127 domain-containing protein produces the protein MIAYHSSASGDRHAGLVARLVDGFAQCAVALHPEAHFALSDDREHATSTREARTGTNAVRKPVLERLVAASLGYVRRFRYERTMVKAMRQLESLDDHALKDIGLHRCEIECAVRLGRDSVELGRDVELS, from the coding sequence ATGATCGCGTACCATTCATCCGCCAGCGGCGATCGCCATGCCGGGCTCGTCGCCCGGCTCGTCGACGGCTTCGCCCAATGCGCCGTCGCCTTGCATCCCGAGGCGCATTTCGCCCTCAGCGACGATCGGGAGCATGCGACGTCGACGCGCGAGGCCCGGACCGGCACGAACGCCGTTCGCAAGCCTGTGCTCGAACGGCTTGTCGCGGCGTCGCTCGGCTATGTCCGGCGCTTCCGTTACGAGCGAACGATGGTCAAGGCCATGCGCCAGCTCGAGAGCCTGGACGATCATGCCCTCAAGGACATCGGCTTGCATCGCTGCGAGATCGAGTGCGCCGTCCGCCTCGGCCGGGACAGCGTGGAGTTGGGCCGCGACGTCGAGTTGAGCTAA
- a CDS encoding carbon-phosphorus lyase complex subunit PhnI, which produces MYVAVKGGEQAIAHAHDLLAHRRRGAPDVPELTVGQIDSQLALAVDRVMSEGSLYDRELAALAIKQARGDLIEAIFLVRAYRTTLPRFGSALPVDTGAMRIERRVSATFKDLPGGQVLGPTFDYTHRLIDFLLAAGAQPPVPAEAEAEPDAAMPRVSDMLDGEALIEGEAPDDDAVTGDLTREPLDFPADRDLRLQALARGDEGFLLALGYSTQRGFGRTHPFVGEVRLGEVEVEFVPEELGFAVPLGRVQVTECQMVNQFAGSAERPPQFTRGYGLAFGQSERKAMAMALVDRALRAREFGEEVKAPAQDEEFVLAHADNVQATGFVEHLKLPHYVDFQAELELLRRLRKEHAEHNADDDGAAREAAE; this is translated from the coding sequence ATGTACGTTGCGGTCAAAGGCGGCGAGCAGGCGATCGCCCATGCCCACGATCTGCTGGCGCACAGGCGGCGCGGCGCGCCGGACGTGCCCGAGCTGACGGTCGGGCAGATCGACAGCCAGCTGGCGCTCGCCGTGGATCGGGTGATGAGCGAGGGCTCGCTCTACGACCGCGAGCTTGCCGCGCTCGCCATCAAGCAGGCCCGCGGCGACCTGATCGAGGCGATCTTCCTGGTGCGCGCCTATCGCACCACCCTGCCCCGCTTCGGCTCGGCCCTCCCCGTCGACACGGGCGCCATGCGGATCGAGCGGCGCGTCTCGGCGACCTTCAAGGACCTGCCGGGCGGGCAGGTGCTCGGCCCGACCTTCGACTACACCCATCGGCTCATCGACTTCCTGCTCGCGGCCGGCGCGCAGCCTCCGGTTCCCGCCGAGGCCGAAGCCGAACCGGATGCGGCGATGCCACGCGTGTCCGACATGCTGGACGGCGAAGCGCTGATCGAGGGCGAGGCCCCGGACGACGACGCGGTCACGGGCGACCTCACGCGCGAGCCGCTCGACTTCCCGGCCGACCGGGACCTGCGCCTCCAGGCCCTGGCGCGGGGCGACGAGGGCTTCCTCCTGGCACTCGGCTACTCGACCCAGCGCGGCTTCGGGCGGACGCATCCCTTCGTCGGCGAGGTGCGGCTGGGCGAGGTCGAGGTCGAGTTCGTGCCGGAGGAGCTCGGCTTCGCCGTTCCGCTGGGGCGCGTCCAGGTGACGGAGTGCCAGATGGTCAACCAGTTCGCGGGCTCCGCCGAGCGGCCGCCGCAATTCACCCGCGGCTACGGCCTCGCCTTCGGCCAGAGCGAGCGCAAGGCGATGGCGATGGCCCTGGTCGACCGGGCGCTGCGCGCGCGCGAGTTCGGCGAGGAGGTCAAGGCGCCGGCGCAGGACGAGGAGTTCGTCCTCGCGCATGCCGACAACGTGCAGGCGACCGGCTTCGTCGAGCACCTGAAGCTGCCGCACTACGTCGACTTCCAGGCCGAGCTCGAGCTCCTGCGGCGGCTCCGGAAGGAGCACGCGGAGCACAATGCGGACGACGACGGCGCAGCCCGGGAGGCAGCGGAATGA
- a CDS encoding cytochrome c peroxidase, which produces MLRAIRRLASGPQPGVRIVIASTLTAVLVAATSMAQSPSSDPSGRGEPITPLPVQAPADARRVALGERLFHDTRLSGSGDRTCATCHDLSTNGAAPPGTAVDRQGGALPLDTMTVFNAGLNFRLNWAGTYRTLESQAEALIESPAVMGADLDEVIERLRADGPLADAFVQAYGHGPDRPALLDALARFQRSLTTPDSRFDRWLRGEASALSDKEVEGYRSFKALGCASCHQGANVGGNLFQRHGIFHPIAMPDPPIVRVPSLRNVATTAPYFHDGGTATLEKAVRDMASAQLGRRISDEQVDAIVAFLRTLTGTYRNQPVRAP; this is translated from the coding sequence TTGCTGCGCGCCATCCGACGACTTGCCAGCGGGCCTCAGCCAGGCGTGCGCATCGTCATCGCCTCGACGCTGACGGCGGTGCTCGTGGCCGCGACTTCGATGGCGCAGTCCCCCTCGTCGGATCCGTCCGGACGGGGCGAGCCGATCACGCCTCTGCCGGTCCAGGCTCCCGCCGATGCCCGCCGCGTCGCGCTCGGCGAGCGCCTCTTCCACGACACGAGGTTGTCCGGGTCGGGTGACCGCACGTGCGCCACCTGCCACGACCTGAGCACGAACGGCGCCGCTCCTCCGGGCACGGCCGTCGACCGGCAGGGCGGCGCGCTGCCGCTGGACACGATGACGGTCTTCAATGCCGGCCTTAACTTCCGGCTGAACTGGGCCGGGACGTATCGGACGCTCGAGTCGCAGGCCGAGGCGCTGATCGAGAGCCCTGCCGTCATGGGGGCCGACCTCGACGAGGTGATCGAACGCCTGCGCGCCGACGGACCTTTGGCGGACGCGTTCGTCCAGGCCTACGGACACGGCCCCGACCGGCCGGCGCTGCTGGATGCCTTGGCACGTTTCCAGCGCTCCTTGACCACGCCCGACAGCCGGTTCGACCGCTGGCTGCGGGGCGAGGCTTCCGCCTTGTCGGACAAGGAGGTCGAGGGCTATCGGAGCTTCAAGGCCCTTGGCTGCGCGTCGTGCCATCAGGGGGCCAATGTCGGCGGCAACCTGTTCCAGCGTCACGGGATCTTTCATCCGATCGCCATGCCGGACCCGCCCATCGTGCGCGTTCCCAGCCTGCGCAACGTCGCCACCACGGCGCCCTATTTTCACGACGGCGGCACGGCGACGCTCGAAAAGGCGGTGCGGGACATGGCGAGCGCGCAACTCGGCCGGCGGATATCGGATGAGCAGGTCGACGCCATCGTCGCCTTTCTGCGGACGTTGACCGGCACCTATCGCAACCAGCCGGTCCGCGCGCCGTGA
- a CDS encoding alpha-D-ribose 1-methylphosphonate 5-triphosphate diphosphatase, producing MDTLLTNACLVLPDRVVERGWLRAEQGRIVDLGEGDPADPGADLDGDVLIPGLVELHTDHLESHYAPRPSVRWSAFSAVLSYDAQIAASGITTVFDSFRVGSDADSGSLGSEIWKLTEAVRTAGNGGHLRVDHRTHLRCELASPDVLETAEAFVDRFAVDLISLMDHTPGQRQFRSLDAWRRFYTRKSPMSAAELDGFIAKRLDLHARYAHAHRQRLVELAKSNGIALASHDDTTVEHVAESLADGIAVAEFPTTGEAARASHEGGLRVMMGAPNLVRGGSHSGNVAALELAEDGVLDILSSDYVPASLLMAAFALPSRVPGIALHDAIRTVTETPAQATGLTDRGALVPGLRADLVRVHVSPDGPVVRQVWREGRVVA from the coding sequence ATGGACACTCTTCTTACCAACGCCTGCCTGGTCCTGCCCGATCGGGTCGTCGAACGCGGCTGGCTCAGGGCCGAGCAGGGCCGCATCGTCGACCTCGGCGAAGGCGATCCGGCCGATCCCGGCGCCGACCTTGACGGGGACGTCCTGATCCCGGGCCTGGTCGAGCTGCACACCGACCATCTCGAGAGCCACTACGCGCCGCGTCCGTCGGTGCGCTGGAGCGCCTTCAGCGCGGTCCTGTCCTACGACGCCCAGATCGCGGCGTCGGGCATCACGACTGTGTTCGACTCCTTCCGGGTCGGCTCGGACGCCGACTCCGGCTCGCTTGGCAGCGAGATCTGGAAGCTGACCGAGGCGGTCCGCACCGCCGGAAACGGCGGACATCTCCGGGTCGACCACCGGACGCATCTGCGTTGCGAGCTGGCGTCGCCCGACGTGCTCGAGACGGCCGAGGCCTTCGTCGATCGCTTTGCGGTCGATCTCATCTCGCTCATGGACCACACGCCCGGGCAGCGGCAGTTCCGCAGCCTCGATGCATGGCGGCGGTTCTACACGCGCAAGTCGCCGATGAGCGCCGCGGAGCTGGACGGCTTCATCGCCAAGCGGCTCGACCTGCACGCCCGCTACGCCCACGCCCATCGCCAGCGCCTGGTCGAGCTTGCCAAGTCGAACGGCATCGCGCTCGCCAGCCATGACGACACCACGGTCGAGCATGTGGCGGAGTCCCTGGCCGACGGAATCGCCGTCGCCGAGTTCCCGACCACGGGCGAAGCCGCGCGGGCGTCGCACGAAGGCGGCCTGAGGGTGATGATGGGCGCCCCCAACCTCGTGCGCGGCGGCTCGCATTCCGGCAACGTCGCGGCGCTGGAGCTGGCCGAGGACGGCGTGCTCGACATCCTCTCGTCGGACTACGTGCCGGCCAGCCTCTTGATGGCGGCCTTCGCGCTGCCGTCGCGCGTGCCGGGCATCGCGCTGCACGACGCGATCCGCACCGTGACCGAGACGCCCGCCCAGGCGACCGGCCTCACCGATCGAGGCGCGCTCGTCCCCGGCCTGCGTGCCGACCTGGTGCGCGTGCACGTCAGCCCGGACGGCCCGGTCGTTCGTCAGGTGTGGCGCGAAGGGCGGGTCGTCGCCTGA
- a CDS encoding two-component system VirA-like sensor kinase produces the protein MIRIWPEIAAVPLLLALLTWMAFRGMAVDVTSAERGQRDLDDFALAESILYRDVLAARGGLLDNYDPLVTEVQRLRAVPERLRTNEMIDGELVDRLAALVDQREELVERFKAQNAVLRNSLAYVALLSERFSEVRGGGRIASEVGALSGAILRLALDSSSDNAAEVARRLETLADLPRVTAVAVSVEALLMHGHLLHELLPRADGVLRALVRLSSESDRNRISSALGQGMAEAEATAQRFRLLLFGTSLILLSLLVNLTIRLRARARLIRRRTAFERLITVISTRFVACPPEDIARQIEEALGQLAEWVGADRAYLLPADSLPQVYRWHRHGVGFAAGWPEGAFRLSDGVGHDENGIVVLDRAHLHGLADAGRLAVPPDLQRWLCVPQRSAGRVRAILGFDGVVAGALADPPEGNLLHVAMDVLVNAAERETLETEREELETRLQRARRMETIGALASGVAHNFNNITGAILGHVEMAESKPQMKDRQAHLDEIRYATGRARDLVDQILAFGRRGGSLRQPVDMHDLVDESVLLLRASLPGTVSLIVTKTIEPTVVLGEAAQLQQIIVNLCRNASEAMDGDGRVTLDMKRREVAQARTLLLGSLSPGRYVRIRVADSGRGMDDDTLSRVFEPFFTTRSAGSGLGLATVREIVEEHAGALDVRSRIGQGSRFDVWLPCLMPANALADSGSLPKGHGETILLIDRDGRRLLRHEDILAALGYEPIGYSDMSDAQAACRGEPRRFDAILVSLTNLLADIESIGTLHADLPHIPIVAAATAIEQIHRDRARSAGILNIVSLPLFPRDIARALAPLLVAPRLSDATPVDQATTRPSRHT, from the coding sequence GTGATCAGGATCTGGCCCGAGATCGCCGCCGTCCCGCTTCTGCTCGCGCTGCTGACCTGGATGGCCTTTCGCGGCATGGCGGTCGACGTGACGTCGGCCGAGCGCGGCCAGAGGGATCTCGACGACTTCGCGCTCGCCGAGAGCATCCTCTATCGCGACGTCCTGGCGGCGCGCGGCGGCCTCCTGGACAACTACGATCCTCTCGTCACGGAAGTGCAGAGGCTGCGCGCCGTGCCGGAGCGTTTGCGCACGAACGAGATGATCGACGGCGAACTCGTCGACCGGCTCGCTGCGCTCGTCGACCAGCGGGAGGAGCTGGTCGAGCGGTTCAAGGCGCAAAACGCCGTCCTCCGCAATTCGCTGGCCTATGTCGCCCTGCTGAGCGAGCGCTTCAGCGAGGTCAGGGGAGGCGGGCGGATCGCATCGGAGGTCGGCGCGCTGTCCGGTGCCATCCTGAGGCTCGCGCTCGACAGCTCGTCCGACAACGCGGCCGAGGTCGCTCGTCGTCTCGAGACCTTGGCCGATCTGCCCCGCGTGACGGCCGTGGCGGTATCGGTCGAGGCGCTGCTGATGCACGGCCACCTGTTGCACGAGCTTCTCCCGCGTGCCGACGGCGTTCTGCGCGCCCTGGTCCGGCTGTCGAGCGAGAGCGATCGAAACAGGATCAGCAGCGCGCTCGGGCAGGGCATGGCCGAGGCGGAGGCCACGGCCCAACGCTTTCGCCTTCTCCTGTTCGGCACGTCCTTGATCTTGCTCAGCCTGCTCGTGAACCTGACGATCCGGCTGCGGGCACGCGCCCGGCTCATCCGCCGACGGACGGCGTTCGAGCGGTTGATCACGGTCATTTCGACCCGGTTCGTCGCCTGCCCGCCCGAGGACATCGCCCGGCAGATCGAGGAGGCGCTGGGTCAGCTCGCGGAGTGGGTCGGCGCCGATCGCGCCTATCTCCTTCCCGCCGACTCGCTGCCGCAGGTCTATCGCTGGCACAGGCACGGCGTCGGCTTCGCCGCGGGCTGGCCCGAAGGCGCCTTCCGGCTTTCGGACGGCGTGGGCCATGACGAGAACGGCATCGTCGTCCTCGATCGTGCCCATCTGCACGGGCTTGCCGATGCCGGCCGGCTGGCGGTGCCTCCCGACCTTCAGCGATGGCTCTGCGTGCCGCAACGCTCCGCCGGCCGGGTCCGGGCCATCCTGGGCTTCGATGGCGTGGTCGCCGGCGCCCTTGCCGATCCGCCGGAGGGCAACCTCCTGCATGTCGCGATGGACGTCCTGGTCAATGCCGCCGAGCGCGAGACGCTGGAGACGGAACGCGAAGAGCTCGAGACGCGCCTGCAGCGCGCCCGCCGCATGGAAACGATCGGCGCCCTCGCCAGCGGTGTGGCGCACAACTTCAACAACATCACGGGCGCGATCCTGGGCCATGTCGAGATGGCCGAGTCCAAGCCGCAGATGAAGGATCGGCAGGCTCATCTCGACGAAATCCGCTACGCCACTGGACGGGCGCGCGACCTCGTGGATCAGATCCTGGCGTTCGGACGGCGCGGAGGCAGCCTCCGCCAGCCCGTGGACATGCACGACCTCGTGGACGAATCCGTGCTGCTCCTCCGAGCGTCGCTGCCGGGCACGGTCTCGCTGATCGTCACGAAGACGATCGAGCCGACCGTCGTTCTGGGCGAAGCGGCCCAGCTTCAGCAGATCATCGTCAATCTCTGCCGCAACGCGTCCGAGGCGATGGACGGGGACGGTCGGGTGACGCTCGACATGAAAAGGCGCGAGGTCGCGCAGGCCCGCACGCTCCTACTCGGCAGCCTTTCGCCGGGCCGCTATGTCCGCATCCGTGTCGCCGACAGCGGTCGCGGCATGGACGACGACACGCTGAGCCGGGTCTTCGAGCCCTTCTTTACGACCCGGTCGGCCGGAAGCGGCCTCGGCCTGGCGACGGTGCGCGAGATCGTCGAGGAGCATGCCGGCGCGCTGGACGTGCGCAGCCGCATCGGCCAGGGCAGCCGTTTCGACGTGTGGCTCCCCTGCCTGATGCCGGCCAATGCCCTCGCGGACTCCGGCTCCCTGCCGAAGGGCCACGGCGAGACGATCCTGCTCATCGACCGCGACGGCCGCCGGTTGCTTCGTCACGAGGACATCCTGGCCGCGCTCGGCTACGAGCCGATCGGCTACAGCGACATGTCGGACGCGCAGGCGGCGTGCCGGGGCGAGCCTCGCCGTTTCGACGCCATTCTGGTCAGCCTGACCAACCTGCTGGCGGACATCGAATCCATCGGCACGCTCCACGCCGATCTGCCGCACATTCCGATCGTCGCGGCCGCCACGGCGATCGAGCAGATCCACCGCGACAGGGCGCGGTCGGCCGGCATCCTGAACATCGTCAGCCTGCCGCTCTTTCCGCGCGACATCGCGCGCGCGCTGGCGCCGCTTCTCGTCGCGCCGCGCCTTTCGGACGCGACGCCCGTCGATCAGGCGACGACCCGCCCTTCGCGCCACACCTGA
- a CDS encoding alpha-D-ribose 1-methylphosphonate 5-phosphate C-P-lyase PhnJ translates to MTATATGYNFAYLDEQTKRMIRRAILKAIAIPGYQVPFASREMPMPYGWGTGGVQVTASIIGRDDVLKVIDQGSDDTTNAVSIRAFFNKTAGVATTTRTEDASLIQTRHRIPEAPLHEGQVLVYQVPIPEPLRFLEPRETETRTLHALREYGLMHVKLYEDIARHGHIATTYAYPVEVAGRYVMDPSPTPKFDNPKMDDCPALQLFGAGREKRIYAVPPYTRVRSLDFEDHPFSVQRFEQPCGLCGAENVYLDEVVLDDRGGRMFVCSDTDHCETRREAGHRGALLGEAPAEIAGAAE, encoded by the coding sequence ATGACCGCCACGGCGACAGGCTACAACTTCGCCTATCTCGACGAGCAGACCAAGCGGATGATCCGCCGCGCGATCCTGAAGGCGATCGCGATCCCCGGCTATCAGGTTCCCTTCGCCAGCCGCGAGATGCCCATGCCCTATGGCTGGGGCACGGGCGGCGTGCAGGTCACGGCTTCGATCATCGGCCGGGACGACGTGCTCAAGGTCATCGACCAGGGCTCGGACGACACGACCAACGCCGTGTCGATCCGGGCATTCTTCAACAAGACGGCGGGCGTCGCGACCACGACCCGGACGGAGGACGCCTCGCTGATCCAGACGCGGCACCGCATCCCCGAGGCGCCGCTGCACGAGGGGCAGGTCCTGGTCTACCAGGTGCCGATCCCCGAGCCCTTGCGCTTCCTCGAGCCGCGCGAGACCGAGACGCGAACGCTGCACGCGCTGCGGGAATACGGGCTGATGCACGTCAAGCTCTACGAGGACATCGCCCGGCACGGCCACATCGCGACGACCTACGCCTATCCGGTCGAAGTCGCCGGACGCTATGTCATGGACCCCTCGCCGACCCCCAAGTTCGACAATCCCAAGATGGACGACTGCCCCGCCTTGCAGCTGTTCGGCGCGGGCCGGGAAAAGCGGATCTACGCGGTTCCGCCCTACACGCGCGTGCGCAGCCTCGACTTCGAGGACCATCCCTTCAGCGTCCAGCGCTTCGAGCAGCCTTGCGGCCTGTGCGGGGCCGAGAACGTCTATCTCGACGAGGTCGTACTCGACGACCGCGGCGGGCGGATGTTCGTCTGCTCAGACACCGACCACTGCGAGACCCGCCGCGAGGCCGGGCATCGGGGCGCCCTGCTGGGCGAAGCGCCGGCCGAGATCGCGGGAGCGGCGGAATGA
- a CDS encoding response regulator, with amino-acid sequence MQNNSSDFERHRHILTVDDDAAMRTMIGNYLEENDFAVSSAADAAMMRQVMARGTVDLVILDLKLTSESGIDLLRELRATSDVPVILITGHRRDDVDRIIGLELGADDYILKPFNLRELLARIRAVLRRTSTRMTAQDGRHKHNKYRFAGWELRTKTRELTAPDGRAVPLTAGDFALLLAFIRAPRQILSREQLLVASRLHEDVFDRSIDVQILRLRRKLEANPSRPELITTVRGAGYMLAADVDAASPSPAI; translated from the coding sequence GTGCAAAACAACTCCAGCGACTTCGAGCGGCATCGACACATCCTGACCGTCGATGACGATGCCGCCATGCGGACGATGATCGGCAATTATCTCGAAGAGAACGACTTCGCGGTCAGCAGCGCGGCGGACGCCGCGATGATGCGCCAGGTGATGGCGCGCGGCACCGTCGACCTCGTCATCCTCGACCTCAAGCTCACGTCCGAGAGCGGCATCGACCTCCTTCGCGAGTTGCGCGCGACTTCGGATGTCCCGGTCATCCTGATCACGGGCCACAGGCGCGACGACGTCGACCGGATCATCGGCCTCGAGCTCGGCGCCGACGACTACATTCTGAAGCCTTTCAACCTGCGCGAACTGCTCGCGCGCATACGTGCCGTCCTCCGGCGGACGTCGACGCGCATGACGGCGCAGGACGGAAGGCACAAGCACAACAAGTACCGCTTCGCCGGGTGGGAATTGCGCACCAAGACGCGCGAGCTGACCGCGCCGGACGGACGAGCGGTCCCCCTGACGGCCGGCGACTTCGCGCTCCTGCTGGCCTTTATCCGCGCGCCGCGCCAGATTCTCAGCAGGGAGCAGTTGCTGGTCGCCTCGCGTCTGCACGAGGACGTGTTCGACCGCAGCATCGATGTCCAGATCCTGCGCCTGCGCCGGAAGCTGGAGGCCAATCCGAGCCGGCCCGAGCTGATCACCACGGTTCGCGGCGCCGGCTACATGCTGGCGGCGGACGTGGACGCGGCGTCGCCCTCTCCCGCCATCTAG